The nucleotide window ATTTATGGATAGTTTAACCCACAAATATGTTGAGATTCCTCCTTAATTAGAGAGGTTCTAAAAAATTCTAGAACCTTCTAGAAAAGTATAGAATTTTTTAGAACGTTTTGGAGAACTCTAAATTAGTGTAGAATTCTTTAGAAAAGGATGTGGAAACCTTTGGAATTTTTTGGAGATGTGTGGAACTTTCTGAAAATCTTATGGAAGAGTATGGAAGGATATGGAAGGGAGTAGAAGAGAGTGTAGGGACTCCTAGAATGTGTGGAGCATTCTAGAGACTTAATCTCCACCATAGGATAAAGTAATCTTCACTATTTATTGTGGAGGTGGAGTAGTATAAATAAGGGTAGAAACCTTCTTTCCTAACTGATCCTAAGACTAAAAAGTTAGAGAACCTCTTTATGAGAGAAGATAAATAGTCTGGGGAAGTCTTTATGCTCAAACTTGAGTGAGTCACCTTAGAGTGAGTCAATCCAAGACAAGAGTAAGAATGAGAAAGGTAGAAAGTTAGAAAACTTcattaagagagaaaataaatagcTTGAAAAGTCTCTATCCTCAAGCTTGAGTAAATCACTCTAGAGTGAGTGAATCAATCCAAGATAAGAGTGAATTCACTTTTTAAAGTAAGAAAGCTAAAATGAAATGTCATAGAGTCTCttggagagagaaaataaataacttgGGAAGTCTTTATCCTCAAGTTTGAGTGAGCCATCATAGAATGAGTTAATTTTGTAAACACATCTTTGTAATCCTACTATCATTTTGTACAGTGGAAGAATCTTCATattggataaaattataatCGTGTGTTCctattattatctttaattactAATTGTTTATCTTAAACTTCACATAGGGCAAGTCACAAGGGAAAGTCCGAGTTTTTCCAACAAAATTATAAGGATAACAGACCTAATTTTTGTTAATCCGCATAATAATCCCAGATTTTAAGTCTGACTCATTTAGTCTGTGGACTTCTGAGACTTAATCCGCTAACTTATCTGCATTTCGTTTTCTTCTCCTCCGAGTGCCGCGGCTCCTCCTCTTCCTTCCCCCACTCGCTCATGCTTCTGGCGTGACTCGACCATaccctttttctctctttcatcctCAAACTCATCATCAGTCATCAACGATCATCTTCAATCTCTTCTTTCTCGTACTCTCTCTGAACACCACGCAGGTCACCAACGATtatgttatttgattttatcataCAACATTGCTATAATGAAGTGGGTTTTCTTCAAAGTGGTTGGGTTAGTTTGTCTGGTAAAAGGACCAAAACTTAACTGAACCAACTGAAACACTACCCAGCTTTAAATACTCCCATGGCTGCATTTGTTGAACAGTTATTTAGTTTTATGTTTGACGCGACATTTCATTCAAGCTGTGGAGCAATATTACTGAAGTCTTTATTGCACTTTTTTCTATTACAGATGAGAGATTCTCACAAGGCACTCTGCTGATAGATTTATCTTAAAGGCGATGCTGGTGTTGTTCATGAAATTGTATTTCCTTGGCCATGTCTTTTATGCTTCATTCCTTGAATCTGTGGAACTACAGTGTTATCTGAGATCATGATTAGGCTTACGTGGATTGTCTGCTAGCATCATGTTTTGATCAGAAGCAAGTTCAGCATATTTCCCAatcatttcatttaaaatttctaCTGCTTGAGTGTATGGAGCTTATGCTATTCCTTTTGGCTGATACTTCTGGATATGGTATGGCTACATGGGCACAGGAAAAATGGAATTAGTAGTTGAGATAGCTTGTTGatgggtttttattttttaagcatCTTGGATATATCTCTACATTTGAGATTCTGTTTTATATCTTACTTCTCGATACAAGTTGGGGATGTGAAATGATCTTAATCCTTGGTACCCTGATTACACTCCAAACAAAGTATAAGCTACATGCGTGGGTTTTACTATATCTGTCATAATATGAGGGTGCTAGTTTCTATCCGCGTTTTTGCTCTTACGTGGGAGGCACTATTACTATTCATTATTATGTTTCTCTTGTTATTCCTGTTAATGGTAAGCTTGGTTTTGTTATCATTTTATGCATTCTGTTTGTATCTTCTGGAATGTTTGTtggttttttatattaatttgcaATAATggagctttgttttttttatattccagGGAGGAGAGACTATTTAGGTAATGACTTGAGGGATAAACTTGACAGAAGGCATGTATCTCCTCGAAGGTACTCACCAGCTCCAGACACAACatctttatacttttttttgctCCTTATTTTTAGTATCATTTCTtaagtatttgatttttatttcccCATTAGCAATTTTATGTTTCACTTTCTGAGGCTgatgtcttcattcttcaaacctTGAATGTGTCTGATATAACCATTTTCTAGATTTTCATAGAACATCAAACAAGAGAGTTGTCGAGGCATgacttatttttatctattgtcTCCAATGTTCATTGCTTCACTATGAAGTTTTGCACCTGTTTAACCGGGTATAAATGAGAGTATGCATTTGTGTAtgtgattttatttctttatgcaCAAGACCATGCCTCTTTATGTTTTATGTTGATGCACACACCAAAGAGAGAGATATGCACATGCTGCTTTACCTAATGATTTTGCACCTGTTGTCTTTCCTAATGTTCCATGAATTAAAAATTGCAGAATACAGTCCTACGGGGTCTTTGGAGAAAACAAGGTAAATTAACCATGAACCACTGATAATTTTGTATGcatcttttagtttttgttgGCATTTACTGTCTATTATTGTTCTTCTTGGATGTaaatgtatattaaaattaaaatatgctaTATTTAAGAGATAGATAAAACTGTTAATTTCATAATTCTATTTAGAGAGAAGGAATTTGCATTGATTTGGGAGAGGCAACCTTTGAAAAGGGGAGGGAAAATGGAGAAGGGTAGGGGGAGACTTGATGCCTTGTGAATAATAGATAAGAGATGAACAAGTTCAAGAGAAACATGCTGAGCAAACCAAAAGTGACTGTATTTTGTGTGCCATGAAATTTTCTACTGTGTAATTGTGCGATGATGAATATGAGGTTTCCTTTTTGTTGGCTTTTGGTATTAATCTtcacaattatttttcatagtAGTCGCATGCTGTGGGCATGACACAGCCTTGTTTAAAggtgtttttttatataggGTTAACCATATcttgaattgaaatttaaattccatTCTCACTTTCCTGGCACTTAATTAATAAATGGAATTGGAGCAAACCttaatttgttaatatgttatttcattttaacactGTCACTGCTTGTGCCAGTTTggctttatataaaattatttctctttctaTCATAAGAGTATCTTGTTttcagaagaaaataaaagttttttattttttattataacaatCTTTAAAATCATAATGTTCATATTTTTTGCTGAGTGtggatgaaaattaaattctcaCACACGTacacacaaataaataaatcaataaatctTCAATGGATTCAACAATGACATTTGTATGCCCCTTTGATTGCTAAGattcaaaacttcaaatctCATGCATGGAGCTTGTCGTTTACTCATACTCTTAGAGAACTCcttcacaactttttttttcaaatcactaatagaaaaaagagggagaatAACAGTGATGAAGAACAAATTTAGATCTAAATACAAACCCAAATCAAAACTCAATTGATGATTAAAATACTCAAAATCACAACTCAGtccaaattaaaagtaaaataacacaATCAAAACCAAGATTTACACAATCAAATTGCATAATGAATGGTTCTTCTTCACAAAGCCATGGGTGTGTTGGAAGCCATGGATTCTTCttcacaaattaattatattttaaagaaaaaaatattaaaatataaaattagaaacatgTAATTTAACATGTAGGTATAAACTATTGAAGTAAAAAGTTACTAAAATTTTAGACTCTTGCGAGTCTTGCGGCAAAAAAAGATGACTTAAAGATCTTTTGGAGCTAGTCTTGCGGCAGTTTTAGACTCTTTATTTATCAGTTATAACACACTATTCCGATTTGATTTCTGACTCAACTCGCCCGAGTCACGCCGTTCTTTTATCGCCCCAAGCATCTCTTCTTAATCACAACAACAATTTCTTGTTCCCAAACCCTCTCCCTCCCCAATTCTCCACCAAAACCTCCGCCACCGCCCGCCGCCTAACACACCCTCTCTCCGCCCGGCTATGGACGCGCAACCGCCGGAATCCGCCGCGCCGGCAGCCTCGACCGAGGACTTCGTCCACGTCGCGGATCTGAAGATGGAGAGCCTCTCTGAGAGCATCGTTCGAATCGACGAGCCTTCCGAAGCCGACGCCGCCGCTTCCTCCGCTCCGGCGGAATCCGATCGCCGTCCGGCCACGCTCCCGCCGGAACTCTCAAGAAACGTGAGAGTCCTGTCGTGCGAGTCCTCCGCCGAAGGCGGCGTCTGCGACGTTTACTTGGTCGGCACCGCTCATGTCTCCGAGGTATTTTTGTTCTCGTCGTTCGGAATCAAGTTTTAGGTTTTCTTGCTTTACACATTGTCACTGTTCAGCCATAACTAAAAATTagggtttcttttctttttctttgtttgtgtgTTCGTTTCAATCGAGATTGTTGTTGTGTCATTTTCAGAAGGATGCATGGCTGTGTTTTCTCTTCATCGTATTGATTCTTGTTGTTGGTGAATTGATAGAATTTAATATTTGTACTGAATTATGTTGTAGGAATCGAGCAGAGAAGTTCAAGCTATAGTGAATTTTCTGAAACCTCAGGTTTTGTTTCCCTTTTGAACTCAGTTACACATGGTTGATGGATTGATCATTTTGCGTGCTTAATTACTTGCTTTTGTTTTCTCGATGTCCCTTCTTGACCTTGTAGGACTTTGGTGATTAAACCTTATGGCTTTCTTTGTTTGCTGCAGGTTGTCTTCTTGGAATTGTGTTCAAGTCGAGTGGCAGTGCTTACCCTTCAAAATCTTAAGGtttctatcctttttttttttatgtgcaaAATGTGGGAAAATATTCTACAGTTAGAAAATATCGGCATTCTTCAGTTccatattagatgagttgagggTTTGAAAGATAAAGTATCAAATGGCTGAATATTTGTCTGGCTTACTGGTTTTCACTGAAGGATGAACATCACAGACACAAGCTCATATACCTCGATGATTTAAACCTTTTAGCTTTCAACTtatgaatagtttttttttccttttgcataAAGGAGAAAACAATCATCTCTTtagtaataaaatgataattgtaattattgttGTCTAAATGTTTAATCCAAACTTAGCATCAACTAATTTTCTTGAATCCATCATTACTTTGGTTTTCATTCAGTTATCTGgttgtttgtatgtttatttattttttgcttcttCCAGGTACCCACTATGGGAGAAATGGTTACCATgttgaagaaaaaacataacatGTTTGAAGTACTTTATGGCTGGTTCCTTGCCAAGGCAGGTTTTCTATNNNNNNNNNNNNNNNNNNNNNNNNNNNNNNNNNNNNNNNNNNNNNNNNNNNNNNNNNNNNNNNNNNNNNNNNNNNNNNNNNNNNNNNNNNNNNNNNNNNNATTGCTAGTAAGCTTGAGGTCTTTCCTGGCTCTGAGTTTCGTGTGGCCTATGAAGAAGCCATCAAGTATGGTGGCAGAGTGATACTTGGTGATCGTCCTGTACAGGTTGgatgagttttttattttagaatatgcCGACTGCTAGTCTTCTAGGATTAATTCTACTTCTctgttaatgtaaaatatttctCTGAATTATGAAGAGTTGTTGTATTTGAATGTGTTATTCCCAGGATAATATTCATTTTCATTAAGGCCTTGTGTGGTTTCAACATTTACTATTTTGTTACACATGCTTACAACTTGGTTTACATTGTGTGGTTTTGCTGTAGAGCTTTTTTGTTATGCATTAATGGGTTCTTATTTTGATCGACACAGATAACATTAAGGAGAACATGGAGTAAGATGCCCCTTTGGCATAAGACAAAATTTTTatactctttacttttccaagcAGTTTTTTTATCCAACGCTGATGATCTTAATAAGATGGTAAATTTCATAATCCTCATGCGCTAGAGAAAGTGTGAATTGATAGTGTTTGTGCTAAGTTGTTCTTGTCTATATCCTAACTTGGGTTTGCTTTCTTCAGCTGAATGAAATGGATGACAGTGACATGCTAACACTTGTTATTCAAGAAATGAGTAAGGAGTTTCCAACTTTAATGGAGACTCTTGTGCATGAACGAGATCAGTAAGTCCTATTGCACTTAGTATCAAGTTACAGTTTCATTTATTGCTTCTGTTACATGTCACCTGCTTCTGTTGCTCTTTAAAGAATGCTTCAGTTAACACTTGTCATCCCAGTATGTTACAATTTAGCAGAGGGGTCTGGTGTCTTGGATATGGTTATGGTATTGACATCTTCTGCATATCCTAGCCACCCTAATGATCTGAAATCCAAATACCATGGAGACGTAAACTTCTTACCTTGGGTACCTTTTTTTGTTTCAGAGCATAGGATACAAGAAAACCTTTTAATTAATCATAccgtgggtttttttttttttttcggggGATATCTAGTTATGCCTTTTGACTAGTAAACCAGGCGGTGGTGGAGCTAAAGGAGAGgagaaaattattaatgttttgGGGATGCCATGCATTAGAAATGAAAACTAAATTCTTTATACTTTGAAGAAATTTACATCAGAGCATTCTGGGACTTTAATTGATATCGCTTCCTTACAGATACAATCTGCAGTATATTGTAGTGCTTAGCATCAGGAGGGACAAACTGTTCTCCAAAAAAGCATTTTCTTTATCAGATTATCTAATGATTATATGCATATCAATGTAGAAATTAGTGCAgctttcattttcctttatcTCTTGTTCTCAGAACTACTCGTATGATGAAGAACATGTTCCAgcttaataaaatgaaatttggcCATAATTGTCTGAAATACTAGTCATCTCTGCCATAGGGTGGGGTTGAGGATGCTATTGTTACTGTAAAAACTTTGGTATGCATGCCTTTCTTGCTTTTGGTAACTAGAGTATCCTTGTAATTTCTACTATCCTGCAGCCCCTTCCCCTATATCTGGTTAAAATTAGACCCTGTGAGGAGACTGTTGATGATTTGCGATACTACTTCAAAGGGTAGCATCAAGGGTGACTCTAAGTTTATAAATTGTACATGATTTGACTTATATTGCGTGTATGCAGATACATGTCCTCCACATTATTAAAAGTGGCGAGTGAGAATAGCTcagttgttgctgttgttggaaaGGGCCATCTACAGGGAATAAAGAAGCATTGGAAGCAACCTGTGGTGGTCGGTGAACATTTAGTTATTTGTATCATAGACACTGcaatttagaattatttttaaccAATTATAATATGAaccggattttttttttcttattttgcaatttctttctttccaaaACCATAGAATTATTCTCTTGTTATTCATTGTCAGATTTTCTTAGCTCAATTTACCTTGCTTTTTACAGATGAAGGATCTAATGACAGTTCCATCTCCTAAACCAGTTGTCTCTGCAACAAGAATCGTTACATCTGTTGGTGCTGCCGTGGCCGGGGTGTCCATTATATCGGGCATCTATCTTTCATGCAAGAAATAACTTTCCTAGTAGAGATGCTGTCATCCACAGGAACGTTGATGTAGGAATTGAAGCATTTAACAGTTGATTCAATCATCAACAAAGTTGATGCATAAATCATTgctgcaatttttttaaaatctttccaTGGAAATAATTAGAATTCCTTACTCTTAGGCATCGATcaatttttggaataaaaacaATAGTGGTCCCAAAAAACATTACGAAGAATACAAACAGAAAAATAGATGGATACCAAGCAAGCATTAAATCCTTTTTGACTAGCAAGAATAGAAAGTAAAAGGCACAGATTTGAGAGAATATGTTTCTGTCCTTTCAAAGCAAAACTAATGGTAAGCTTTACAGGGAGAGGGAGAAATGAGGAAGAGGTGGAGTAAATTGTAGAAATTCGAATTCAAGCTGACAAATTTATCTCAAATTGCTTATGATCTGATTTAAGGAGACAAAAAAGTGATTTTACAAAccactaatttttaatataaaaaaattgttctcgATTTTTTTAAGACGTTGCATTGCAAAAAGTAATAGAAAGTTTTCATCTTAATGAATACCATTACATGATTCTCCAATGTCATGAAatgatttcttttttgaaataatCCTTCTCTTTCAAACACCCTACCCTCGTTATGTGTACCATTTGTCTAATTGTATTTTTCTCACTTTAGTACGTAGAAAACGAAAGTCATCCAAAAAGAATTAATTACTCATCTTTGATTATGATTAAAAATGAATGATTAATTTCAGAATGTGtccaaaaatatttacattttatagATAGATATAGAATATGAACTTTGGTATTGTCTTATTTCATCTTTAAATTACAGTTACAACAAATTCGTCTGTTAAGtgattaacaattaaaaaattgtaatcctCAACTGGAGAGAGGGATGATTCGTGTTGCGGTTCAATTTCAAACATGCATTGAGCCCTTCAggtttttctctcttaaaattAACGTTTCTCCATTGTTTTTATTCAACGCTATGTCCTATCCCGTTTATAGCATCTACTAATTGGCACTTTATCCTCTTATACACTACATCTAATAATTGGTTATACACTGCATCTAATAATTGGTTCATATTATAAATTCGTTTACAGCATCTTCCAATTGGCACTTTATCCTATTATGCTCAATGCTATGTCCAATCTCGTTACCCATTTAGTTATTTGTATCATACACACtgcaattttattataaattcctaataaatattttcattatttgagTCCTTGATATATGTAATGATGCGACATTACCCCCAACcattgataatattaaaaacaatcaaTCCTGCAACATATTTGAgcctaaaaaattaacaacattatattccaataaaaaaaatcttcttattGGATTCTTTAACCAATATTCTAATAAAACACTACTCGTCCTTTGAAGTTTAAGGTTCTTGGCTTCTTACATGATAATTTGTCCAGGAAAAAGCTATGAATATCTTCGAAATGACCATTTATAGTCATAtgattcaaataaatattaaatgaagaaATATTAAGTCAATGTCACAACTCCAGCTTGGATTGCTGTGGTTTTTGTCACCAAAATTGTTATTAAGATTCAGTCAAAATTATTGCTCATATAACCATGTACATTAATTCTTTAAGCGGATATTAGACAAATCAGATGTCCTTAATATCATCATATGAATCTCTTTTGATCATCCCATCTATGATCAGTGATCACAATCCATATTTCAATTTCCTATAGTCACCCTCATTGTTCAAATCAGTTTGCCTTTACAATGCTGCATAAATAGCAAAACACCAATTAAGGCCACGAATTATCTTAACAAGAAATAAACAAACGGGCATTTCAAAACAAAACCATAGTGAAAATTAAAAGTTGGCTTCAGTGTGTGTAACAATCAGATCATTGATAGAAATCTCACTGAAATCCGCTAAGATAAATAACTTAGCATCATGAGCCAATACAATTTCTCAAGCTAATCTTACAAAAAGAGTTGCAATAATCAgttggaacaaaatttaaagcTAACAATGAGATTATTAAGTAGACCACAttaaaaatcttcaaaaacgaaattataaaaaatctgaCAAATTTAATTCAGTATGCTCAGACAGCCAAGGGTTTGATAATCAATTTCTGAGAAAGTTCCCAGATCAGAAACTCTAGTCCATAAAATTGCCTCGTCACAGCACACAACGGTAACACTATTTTAATTTCACAAAACAAGAGTAAAAGAAGATATTCCTAGCACAAAATTTGTGTTCTCTTAATAATTTGAATGAACTAATGTTGGTGGCGTTTCCAAGACCATATGGTATTGTTGTTAAACCATCAATCAGGATGACCACTTCATGGATATTGCGTCCGAGCCATTATACCAAGAGGAACAAACTATCCCCCAGAATTGGTAATGGAcgcaataaaaaaacatagacAATgcaataataatcaaattaaaaagctTTCACTGTAATAATTTTTCCGCTGCCCTttgcaaatcaaaatc belongs to Glycine max cultivar Williams 82 chromosome 6 unlocalized genomic scaffold, Glycine_max_v4.0 Gm06_scaffold_98, whole genome shotgun sequence and includes:
- the LOC100785126 gene encoding traB domain-containing protein, which produces MDAQPPESAAPAASTEDFVHVADLKMESLSESIVRIDEPSEADAAASSAPAESDRRPATLPPELSRNVRVLSCESSAEGGVCDVYLVGTAHVSEESSREVQAIVNFLKPQVVFLELCSSRVAVLTLQNLKVPTMGEMVTMLKKKHNMFEVLYGWFLAKIASKLEVFPGSEFRVAYEEAIKYGGRVILGDRPVQITLRRTWSKMPLWHKTKFLYSLLFQAVFLSNADDLNKMLNEMDDSDMLTLVIQEMSKEFPTLMETLVHERDQYMSSTLLKVASENSSVVAVVGKGHLQGIKKHWKQPVVMKDLMTVPSPKPVVSATRIVTSVGAAVAGVSIISGIYLSCKK